Below is a window of Variovorax sp. TBS-050B DNA.
CTTCAGCATGTGAAGCAGCGGGGCCGCACGCTGGTGCAGCCCCACATGCTGTTTTTCGGAATCGTCGTCATGGCCCTCGACGACGTGGTCGTCGTGGTTGTGCGCATTGCCGGCCTCGCGCTGGAGCGCGGACTCCAGCGCCGCGATCGCCGCGGGAATCTGCTCGACGGTGATGATGCCCTGCGGCTGAACCGGTTTGCCGACGATCTCGAGCAGCTGGCGCGCATGCACCTCCAACATCACGAAGTCGGGGGTGGCGCGGGACTGGAATCGGTAGAGCATGGTGGTCCTTCCTGGATTACTTGTAGATGTAGTCACGGGCAAAAGGGTACACCGATTGCGCGCCGCGCAGAACGCCGTGGTCGACCTTGCCGTCGGGCTTGGTCGAGAGCATCTGGTGCAGCGAGATCCAGCCCTGCTCGAAGCTCATGGCCGAGCCCGCCAGATAGAGGCGGTAGGCCCGCAGGATGCGTTCCGCGTTCTCGGCCTGCCGTCCGCCGGCGCGCTGCAGCACTTCGCGCGCGGTGTCGAGCTGCGCCTCGAGCGCATCCGACCATGCCCAGAGCGTGCGCGCATAGTGCGGGCGCAGGCTCTCGGTGTCGACCATCTCGAGGCCCGCGGCCGCCGTCTCGCGCAGCACGTGCGTCACGTGCAGCAGCTCGCCGCCGGGGAAGATGTACTTCTCGATAAAGTCGCCCATGCCCGCGCCGAGCTGGCGGTAGTCGAGCTGCCCCGAGGTGATGCCGTGGTTCAGCACCAGGCCACCGGGCTTCAGCAGCGCATGGATCTGGCGGAAGTAGGTGGGCATGTAGGCCGCGCCCACGTGCTCGAACATGCCGACCGACGAGATCTTGTCGAAGGGCCGGTCGGCGGAGAGTTCGCGGTAGTCGCGCAGCTCCACGCGCACGCGGCCCGAGAGGCCCTTCTCCTCGATCAGGCGCTGCACGTGCGCATGCTGGTTCCTCGACAGCGTGATGCCGGTGGCATCCACGCCGTAGTGCTCGGCCGCCCAGAGCAGCAGCCCGCCCCAGCCCGAGCCGATGTCGAGGAAGCGCTCGCCGGGCTGGAGCATCAGCTTGCGGCAGATGTGGTCGAGCTTGGCCTCCTGCGCCTGTGCGAGCGTGAGCTCGGGCGTGCGGAAGTAGGCGCACGAATAGACCCGGCGCGGATCGAGCCAGAGCGCGTAGAAATCGTCTGAAACGTCGTAGTGGAACTGGATCTGCTCCGCATCCTTGTGGAGCGAATGCGAGCCGCGGGACTTGGCGAGCCGCAGCAGGCGGGTCCACCAGGTGGTGTTGGTCTCGGCGGGGTTGCCGGGCAGCATGCCGACGGTGGCGTCGATGATGTCGCGCATCGCGCCTTCGATCTGGACCTTGCCCTCCACGTAGGCCTCGCCGATGGCGCCCACCTGGCGCGCGGCGAGCTGGCCCAGCGCCGACCACTCTCTGAACGCCAGGGTGACGCGCGACCCCGGCTTGGCGACTCTTCGCCCATCAGGCAATTCAAGTGCGATGGGCACCGGCAGCGACGCAAGCTGCGACTCGATCTTGGGTATCAAGCTTTGCATGGTGCGGCCATGGTATTGATTTTTTGGGTTTTTTGCATGACGTTGCATGCGGCCGCGCGGCGCGCGGCGGGAGGACCCCGTTGACAGCAGATTGTTTATGTCTAAACTATTCAACCATGAACAGCCTCGCCAACGGCCGCCCGGCCGCCGCACCCGCCATGGACCTCCAACGCATCCTGTGCATCGGCGGCGGCCCCGCCGGCCTCTATTTCGCGCTGCTGATGAAGGCGCGCAACCCGGCACTCGAGATCACCGTGGTCGAGCGCAACCGGCCGTTCGACACCTTCGGCTGGGGCGTGGTGCTCAGCGACCAGACGCTCGCCAACCTCGCGGCCGCCGACGCGGCGACGGCCGCGCTCATCGGCAACGAGTTCCACCACTGGGACGACATCCAGGTGTTCTTCAAGGGCGGGCAGGTGCGCTCGGGCGGCCACGGCTTCTGCGGCATCGGGCGCAAGCGGCTGCTGAACATCCTGCAGGAGCGCTGCCTCGAACTGGGCGTGCAGCTGGTCTTCGAGACCGACGTGGCCGACGACCAGGCCATGGCGGCCAGGTACAACGCCGACCTCGTCATCGCGAGCGACGGCCTCAACAGCCGCATCCGCCAGCGCTATGCCGAGGTGTTCAAGCCCGACGTCGACCTGCGCAACTGCCGCTTCGTCTGGCTCGGCACGCACCAGACCTTCGACGCCTTCACCTTCGCCTTCGAACAGACCGAGCACGGCTGGTTCCAGGCCCATGCCTACCAGTTCGACGACAAGACCTCGACCTTCATCGTCGAGACGCCCGAGGCGGTCTGGAAGGCCCATGGCATCGACCGCATGGAGCAGCCCGAAGCCATCGCCTTCTGCGAGAAGCTGTTCGCCAAGTACCTCGGCGGCCATTCGCTGATCAGCAATGCCACGCACCTGCGCGGCTCGGCCAACTGGATCCGCTTTCCGCGCGTGGTGTGCGAGCGCTGGACGCACCGCATCGACGTGGAGGGCCGCTCCGTGCCCGTGGTGCTGATGGGCGATGCGGCGCACACCGCGCATTTCTCGATCGGCTCGGGCACCAAGCTCGCGCTCGAGGACGCGATCGACCTCGCCAACGAGTTCGCGCAGGGCGGCACGGTGGACCAGGTGCTCGAAGGCTACGAGGCGCGCCGCAGCGTCGAGGTGCTCAAGATCCAGAACGCGGCGCGCAACTCGACCGAATGGTTCGAGAACGTGCCGCGCTACACCGGCATGCAGATCGAGCAGTTCGCCTATTCGCTGCTCACGCGCTCGCAGCGCATCAGCCACGAGAACCTGCGGCTGCGCGACACCCGATGGCTCGGCGGCTACGAGCAGTGGCTCGCGGGCGGCAGGCCGGTGCTGCCGATGCTGATGCCCTACAAGGTGCGCGGCCTCACGCTCAAGAACCGCATCCTGGTCTCGCCGATGGCCACCTACAGCGCGGTCGACGGCGTGCCGCAGGACTTCCTGCTCGTGCACCTGGGTGCGCGCGCGCTCGGCGGCGCGGCGATGGTGTTCGTCGAGATGACCAGCCCGACGCCCGAGGGCCGCATCACGCCCGGCTGCACCGGCCTTTACAACGACGCGCAGCAGGCCGCGTTCAAGCGCATCGTCGACTTCGTGCACACGCAGTCGAGCGCGAAGATCGCGATGCAGCTCGGCCACAGCGGGGCCAAGGGCTCCACCCGCGTGGGCTGGGAGGGCACCGACGAGCCGCTCGAAAGCGGCAACTGGGCGCTGCTGTCGGCCAGCGCGGTCGCCTACGGCGAGCAGAACCAGCTGCCGGCGGCGATGACGCGCGCGCAGATGGACGAGATGCGCGAGCTGTTCGTGGCCTCCACGCGCCGCGCGGCCGAATGCGGCTTCGACTGGCTCGAGCTGCACTGCGCGCACGGCTACCTGCTGTCGTCCTTCATCAGCCCGCTCACCAATCTGCGCACCGATGAGTACGGCGGCGACATCGAAGCCCGCTGCCGCTATCCGCTCGAGGTGTTCCGCGCGATGCGCGCCGCCTGGCCCGAGGACCGGCCGATGAGCGTGCGGATCTCGGCGCACGACTGGGCGCCCGGCGGCAACACCGATGCCGACGCGGTGATCGTGGCGCGGCTCTTCAAGGAGGCCGGCGCCGATTTCATCGACGTGTCCTCCGGCCAGACCACGCGCGCTGCGAAGCCCGTGTACGGCCGCATGTACCAGACGCCCTTTGCCGACCGCATCCGCAACGAGGTCGGCATCGCGACCATCGCGGTCGGCGCCATCACCGACGCGGACCAGGCCAACAGCATCATCGCGGCCGGCCGCGCCGATCTCTGCGCAATTGCGCGGCCGCATCTCGCCGACCCGGCCTGGACGCTGCACGAGGCCGCGAAGCTGCAGAGCCGCGACGTCGACTGGCCGAAGCAGTACCTGAGCGGACGCGACCAGATGTACCGCGAGATCGCCAAGCAGCAGCAGATGGCCGCGGCCGCGAATGCCGCCGCAGCCGCGCAGAACGCCGAAGAGACCCACTGACATGGACCTCGAAGCACGCGCCCACAGCGAACACCCCGAGGCCCTGCGCCTCTGGCTGCGCCTTCTGACCTGCACCCAGCTGATCGAGAAGCAGGTGCGCAACGGCCTGCGCGCGCAGTTCGCGACCACGCTGCCACGCTTCGACCTGATGGCGCAGCTCGAGCGTGCGCCCGAGGGCCTGAAGATGAACGAGCTCTCGCGCCGCATGATGGTGACGGGCGGCAACGTGACCGGCATCACCGACCAGCTCGTGACCGAAGGGCTGGTCGAGCGCATCAACGTCGAGGGCGACCGCCGCGCCTGGCGCGTGCGGCTCACGCCGCGCGGGCGCAAGCTCTTCAACGACATGGCCGAGCAGCACGAGGACTGGATCGTCGAGGCCTTCGCGGGCCTCAGCGCCAAGGAGATCGCGCAGCTCCACAAGCTGCTCGGCAAGGTCAAGCAGCACTCACACATCCAACTGATCGCGGAGACGGAATGAAGCACTACATCGGCGCGGGCAACCCCATGCATGCGCAATTCGAACCGAAGGCCGGCTACAGCGCGAAGCACTTCGCCTGGACCTTCGACAACGGCGTCGGCACCGTCACGCTCAGCCGCCCCGAGCGCAAGAACCCGCTGACCTTCGACTCCTACGCCGAGCTGCGCGACCTGTTCCGCGCACTGACCTACGCCACCGACGTGAAGGCGATCGTGGTCACGGGTGCGGGCGGCAACTTCTGCTCGGGCGGCGACGTGCACGAGATCATCGGCCCGCTGACCGGCATGCGCATGCCCGAGCTGCTGGAGTTCACGCGCATGACGGGCGATCTGGTGAAGGCGATCCGCGCCTGCCCGCAGCCGATCGTGGGCGCGATCGACGGCGTGTGCGCCGGCGCCGGCGCGATGATCGCGCTGGCCTGCGACCTGCGCTACGGCTCGCCTGCCACGCGCACCGCCTTCCTCTTCACGCGCGTGGGCCTCGCGGGCGCCGACATGGGCGCCTGCGCGCTGCTGCCGCGCGTGATCGGCCAGGGCCGCGCCTCGGAGTTGCTGTTCACCGGCCGCGCGATGACGGCGCAGGAAGGCCATGCCTGGGGCTTCTTCAACGCGCTGCACGAGAGCGAAGCGCTGCTCGGCGCCGCCACCCAGGTGGCGCGCGACCTGGCCGAGGGCCCGACCTTCGCGCACGGCATGACCAAGACCATGCTCTCGCAGGAATGGTCGATGACCATCGACCAGGCGATCGAGGCCGAAGCCCAGGCCCAGGCGATCTGCATGCAGACCGAGGACTTCCGCCGCGCCTACGAGGCCTTCGCGGCCAGGCAGAAGCCCGTGTTCGGTGGGGACTGAAGCGATGATGACCCCGCTCCCCGCCCCCCCTTCGACCGCGCACCTCGCGCTGCCCTTCTTCGACGATGCGCACCGCCATCTGGCGGAGGGCCTGCTGCCCTGGTGCGCGGCGCAGGATCTCGACGAGCGCGACGACCGCGCGGCCTGCCGCGAATGGGTGCGCCGCCTCGGCGACGGCGGCTGGCTGCGCTATGCCGTGCCCGGCAGTGCGGGCGGCGCGCTGGAGCGCCTGGATTCGCGCGCGCTGGTGCTGCTGCGCGAGACGCTGGCCTACCACTCGCCGCTGGCCGATTTCGCCTTCGCGATGCAGGGGCTGGGCAGCGGCGCGATCACGCTCGCGGGCACGGCCGAGCAGCAGTCGCAGTACCTCACTTCGGTTGGCAAGGGCGAGAGGATCGCCGCCTTCGCGCTGAGCGAGCCCGACGCAGGTTCGGACGTGGCCGCGATGGCGATGCGCGCCGAGCCCACCGCCGAGGGCTGGCGCCTGAACGGCGTGAAGACCTGGATCAGCAACGGCGGCATCGCCGACTTCTACTGCGTGTTCGCGAAGACCGAGCCGACGGCGGGCACGCGCGGCATCACCGCCTTCCTCGTCGATGCGAAGACGCCGGGGCTCGACACCTCCGAGCACATCGACGTGATGGCCCCGCATCCGCTCGCCACCCTGCGCTTCGACGACTGCATGGTGCCGCGCACCGCGCAGCTCGGCGAGCTGAACGGCGGCTTCAAGCTCGCGATGCGCACGCTCGACATCTTCCGCGCCTCGGTCGCCGGGGCCGCGCTCGGCATGGGCCGCCGCGCGCTCGCGGAAGCGGTCGCGCATGCGAAGGGCCGGCGCATGTTCGGCCAGACGCTCGCCGATTTCCAGCTCACGCAGGCCAAGCTCGGCGAGATGGCCGCGCTGCTCGACGGCGCCGCGCTGCTCACCTACCGCGC
It encodes the following:
- a CDS encoding DUF1840 domain-containing protein, producing MLYRFQSRATPDFVMLEVHARQLLEIVGKPVQPQGIITVEQIPAAIAALESALQREAGNAHNHDDHVVEGHDDDSEKQHVGLHQRAAPLLHMLKDSLAEKKDVTWTT
- a CDS encoding cyclopropane-fatty-acyl-phospholipid synthase family protein; the protein is MQSLIPKIESQLASLPVPIALELPDGRRVAKPGSRVTLAFREWSALGQLAARQVGAIGEAYVEGKVQIEGAMRDIIDATVGMLPGNPAETNTTWWTRLLRLAKSRGSHSLHKDAEQIQFHYDVSDDFYALWLDPRRVYSCAYFRTPELTLAQAQEAKLDHICRKLMLQPGERFLDIGSGWGGLLLWAAEHYGVDATGITLSRNQHAHVQRLIEEKGLSGRVRVELRDYRELSADRPFDKISSVGMFEHVGAAYMPTYFRQIHALLKPGGLVLNHGITSGQLDYRQLGAGMGDFIEKYIFPGGELLHVTHVLRETAAAGLEMVDTESLRPHYARTLWAWSDALEAQLDTAREVLQRAGGRQAENAERILRAYRLYLAGSAMSFEQGWISLHQMLSTKPDGKVDHGVLRGAQSVYPFARDYIYK
- a CDS encoding bifunctional salicylyl-CoA 5-hydroxylase/oxidoreductase; translated protein: MNSLANGRPAAAPAMDLQRILCIGGGPAGLYFALLMKARNPALEITVVERNRPFDTFGWGVVLSDQTLANLAAADAATAALIGNEFHHWDDIQVFFKGGQVRSGGHGFCGIGRKRLLNILQERCLELGVQLVFETDVADDQAMAARYNADLVIASDGLNSRIRQRYAEVFKPDVDLRNCRFVWLGTHQTFDAFTFAFEQTEHGWFQAHAYQFDDKTSTFIVETPEAVWKAHGIDRMEQPEAIAFCEKLFAKYLGGHSLISNATHLRGSANWIRFPRVVCERWTHRIDVEGRSVPVVLMGDAAHTAHFSIGSGTKLALEDAIDLANEFAQGGTVDQVLEGYEARRSVEVLKIQNAARNSTEWFENVPRYTGMQIEQFAYSLLTRSQRISHENLRLRDTRWLGGYEQWLAGGRPVLPMLMPYKVRGLTLKNRILVSPMATYSAVDGVPQDFLLVHLGARALGGAAMVFVEMTSPTPEGRITPGCTGLYNDAQQAAFKRIVDFVHTQSSAKIAMQLGHSGAKGSTRVGWEGTDEPLESGNWALLSASAVAYGEQNQLPAAMTRAQMDEMRELFVASTRRAAECGFDWLELHCAHGYLLSSFISPLTNLRTDEYGGDIEARCRYPLEVFRAMRAAWPEDRPMSVRISAHDWAPGGNTDADAVIVARLFKEAGADFIDVSSGQTTRAAKPVYGRMYQTPFADRIRNEVGIATIAVGAITDADQANSIIAAGRADLCAIARPHLADPAWTLHEAAKLQSRDVDWPKQYLSGRDQMYREIAKQQQMAAAANAAAAAQNAEETH
- a CDS encoding MarR family transcriptional regulator — translated: MDLEARAHSEHPEALRLWLRLLTCTQLIEKQVRNGLRAQFATTLPRFDLMAQLERAPEGLKMNELSRRMMVTGGNVTGITDQLVTEGLVERINVEGDRRAWRVRLTPRGRKLFNDMAEQHEDWIVEAFAGLSAKEIAQLHKLLGKVKQHSHIQLIAETE
- a CDS encoding enoyl-CoA hydratase family protein; this encodes MKHYIGAGNPMHAQFEPKAGYSAKHFAWTFDNGVGTVTLSRPERKNPLTFDSYAELRDLFRALTYATDVKAIVVTGAGGNFCSGGDVHEIIGPLTGMRMPELLEFTRMTGDLVKAIRACPQPIVGAIDGVCAGAGAMIALACDLRYGSPATRTAFLFTRVGLAGADMGACALLPRVIGQGRASELLFTGRAMTAQEGHAWGFFNALHESEALLGAATQVARDLAEGPTFAHGMTKTMLSQEWSMTIDQAIEAEAQAQAICMQTEDFRRAYEAFAARQKPVFGGD
- a CDS encoding acyl-CoA dehydrogenase family protein — protein: MMTPLPAPPSTAHLALPFFDDAHRHLAEGLLPWCAAQDLDERDDRAACREWVRRLGDGGWLRYAVPGSAGGALERLDSRALVLLRETLAYHSPLADFAFAMQGLGSGAITLAGTAEQQSQYLTSVGKGERIAAFALSEPDAGSDVAAMAMRAEPTAEGWRLNGVKTWISNGGIADFYCVFAKTEPTAGTRGITAFLVDAKTPGLDTSEHIDVMAPHPLATLRFDDCMVPRTAQLGELNGGFKLAMRTLDIFRASVAGAALGMGRRALAEAVAHAKGRRMFGQTLADFQLTQAKLGEMAALLDGAALLTYRAAWMRDDAERRGAPAVGDVSAAAAMAKMCATENASRVIDMALQMHGGLGVKVGTKIESLYRDIRSLRIYEGATEVQQLIIGKSVLRG